The Spea bombifrons isolate aSpeBom1 chromosome 4, aSpeBom1.2.pri, whole genome shotgun sequence genome segment CTCCCACCCCCAAAAAagatatttgccacactgaatcagaatcagacatacaaaccctgtatttgcaggtatacaataataatgtatggaaacgtaacattgcaggtatagatcaacagaacacacaaacgcagcattgcaggtatagatcaactggaaatcacatgtaaactcagcactgggggtatagatcaaataaacacatggaaacagcactccaggtattgatcaactgaataagacatacaaagcaaaccctgtatttgcaggtatacataaataatgtatggaaacatagcatagcagatatggatctacagaataacacacaaacccagctgtgcaggtatagatcaattggaattcacataaaaacatggcattaaaggtatagacaaaaccccctaaattacaggcatagatcacaggtcgcacaacCCAAAGGCCAGCACTGCAGTCCACACTGCCTACAtataacctgaccagcacccagataacacacataggacctgctatctttctccccaaacagcccagcatgagtcaactttgtctccAAACTGCCCagtctttgtcccataaacaccctgcctgtgccatccccaaggctcaaaaactctgcttgtgccatctttgcctttccacaaatcaattatacatctatgatacacacaaacacttttacagtcactcactaattcacactttaattcacataattcattcacacaataatttattctctcactcattcacacaaatcatttacacatattcatgaatgcattctcacaaattcattaatttatactctcactcatttagacaattcatccacacattcattatttcattttctcactcattcacacaatgcattcatgcattatttcattctctcactcattctcactctttatttcaatattcttaccaccccctttctcactatcaacCCCTCTCCCCACCTTTTCACTATCTTCCTCCTCTCCATCCCTTCTCACTATtatcccccttttcactatcttcATAGATAAGGATTGGCACTCCTCTCTCTCCTACGGGtcagaaaaaaaaggtatttcaaTTCCGGgtcaatgcattgtcccggattgaggctgcccgggaccagggacttaaagtcccatctgggacatgtggtcaccctactccaGCTGCCCCTTAAGCCGCTCTTCTTGATTGGCAGGTACCTGAAGGCATGTAGGATTTTATACTCAGTAATGATTGGCTGCGACTTATCACGTGGTGTCATGTGATGTCTAGGCTCCTCCTACTGGTGTGACAGTGATGATGTAATTTGCGCCCGCTATCCTGCCATGTGCTTTTCCTGGCTAAGCAATAGCTTtgttattcttaaaaaaaaaaacgttttatttgtgataaaaattgcattttttttaatctgcggTGCTTGAAAATAAGTAAaactatgtataaaaatgtattgataATGACCTAAATCGTTATATTTCAGAGCAGAGACCATGTGATGTTTTGATTATGGAATGATTATGTCCAACTACATGAACTAAAGTATTATTATGGTGTTTATAACTTTCTGGGAGAGGGTATTTAGAATgaaaatcggggggggggggggggcgaatatgacatcatatttaaaCGTCACCTATCCAAAGACACATTTTACCTAATGCCTAGCCtctggtagataagcggaacagccttccagcagaagtggtagaaggtaatccagcaagggaatttaaacatgattaaggtttgagtctttacatcaggaccaaatgggtctgatctgcccaTTAAGAGGAAGTTTTGGTCACTGTgagctggggaggaataaaaagGGAAATCCAATGGCTCATGAGCCTTTGTATGTAAAGGCGATCATATGACTACTCGTCTGTCCGTATGTAGCTAACGTGTTGATGCCATGTCTCCCGTCGGCGCAGGTATCGTATGCCCGTCCTAGTTCAGCCTCCATCAGAGATGCCAATCTGTACGTCAGCAGCCTCCCAAAAACCATGAACCAGAAGGAGATGGAGCAGCTGTTCTCCCAGTACGGCAGAATCATCACGTCCCGCATACTGGTGGATCAGGTCACTGGTACGTACCGCCGctgataataattaataataataattaataataataaacaataataaataataataataataataatgaataataataatgaataataataagtaataatgaataataataatacttaataataatcaatatttattaaaaataatacacaatgattattaataataatgaataatatgacttaataataaacaatatgaattaataatactaacaattaataattaataatattaaacaataataatcattatctCAGGGTTCCACTTTTTGTGCCCGGAACTGActatctttttctctttttttaggtGTCTCGAGGGGCGTGGGTTTTATTAGATTTGATAAAAGGATAGAGGCGGAGGAGGCCATTAAGGGCCTGAACGGACAGAAGCCCCTCGGTGCCAGCGAACCAATCACAGTGAAATTCGCCAACAATCCCAGCCAGAAAACAGGACAGGCGCTGCTCACCCACCTGTACCAGACCACAGCCAGGAGGTACACGGGACCCCTGCACCATCAGACGCAGAGATTCAGGTGAGTGGATTTCACTCCCCACTCCCCACTACCACGCGCTGCCCATTCCAGCCGCCATCCCATCTTCTTTAACGCGCCCCCCCCCGTGTGATGTCAGCTCGCCATTCTCGACCAAAATGTAACATTCTTACTCATTTCTGCCCTTTTCATGGTTATTCGCGTCACTAATGCGATCCTTTTTATGTATCAATATAACCGCAACTTTGTGATCACccagagaaatggttaaacactTGCTGGCGGATCaggcccattcggcccccatctagttgcctgtttctcctgctgtaaagactcaagaccataatcagtcgttggtctcgtcttagattcaggagccgtatgtctgtcccatgcatgtttaaatcccctcactgtattaccctctaccacttctcatgggaggctgttccacgtatctaccaatCTCCCTGTAAGGGAACGTGTCACTTGCTAGACATTTGGCGTAGGACTGACCTTTTACATTACAAAACAATAAGTACACAGCTATCAagctttatttaaccccttcctatcCCTTATTCTTACCCTCTATTCCTTTCCCttctctgcccacccctccTGCTGGCTCCAGCACCCCTCCGGCCTCGTATACAAGGTAAGGGTACATCTCGCAGCCATCTTCTCCCACCCTTCATTTCTGGTTAATGCTCGGCTACCAAACAggctttttaatgaataaaacgCTGACTTCAATCACATTCGCTGTCTCCGCGGTCATAGAGACAGGGAATTttacagcagatcggcccccattcggcccctgtctagtcttcccatttctcctgctgtaaagactccgaccttaatcagtcgccggtctcgtcttagattgaggagccgtatgactatcccatgcatgtttaataccctcattgtattaccctctaccacttctgctgggagacggTACCACTTATCTACTATCCTATTAGTAAAATAAGGCTCTGACCTTCTAGTTTAAGCTTATGACCTCGATTATTTGGGATTTCCGTGACTAATGTGGACTGagtgtctatctatctatctatccatccatcatctatctatctatctatcatctatcatctatctatctatctatctatctattagatCTGTCACTCTATGTACTTTTCTATGTATATTTtgctctgtctgtctgtctgtctgtctgggtttATTTCTGTGTATCTGTTTGCAGGTATTTGTGTAGTTGTGTAGTCGTGTTGTGTGTTGTCTGTACATACAGTTACATGTCATTTATTAATGTCTTCCATGTTTATTGCATGTTTCCATTACTAGCAAGAAAAATCCACGCATTCCTCGCCTGAAATGAATATAGAATTGCCCGGCCGCCCTGTATCTACTCTGCCGAGCCACAAACACGCATATCACACGgatagactatatatatatgtatatgtgtatatgtgtgtatatacatatatatggtcTGCTTGACTACAcctttctaatctattaataaccCTTTATTCCCACTAgtgccccctctccccactCCCACTAGAGGATAGCACTGTGCCCCCCACCCTCCGCTATTCCTGCGCTATTACTAACACTCCGCTCCCTCTCCTGTCCCTTCTCTCGCAGGCTGGACTCTTTAATAAACATGGCGTACGGCGTCAAGAGGTAAACAAGAGCCCCCATCCCTATCTGCCCCAGACTACCCCCACCCGGCGCAGATCTTTAGTTTTGCGGTTTAATGCGCGGGGACGGGGAATAGTTCTATACGCCCCCCGCATCGTGGTATAGATACTTGGTGCCATTATACGGCATGGCATTGCGTCGCCTACAGAAAGCCCTGTGCTCTGCATcattgtatagatactcggCATCACTATATAGTTAATAGTGAACAGTGGTGTAGAACATGCAGCATAATCACACACTGCAATCTCCATGGAAACAAGCCAAAATCTCCTATTAGCGCCTTTAACCCCTGCTTTGACCATCAGCGCGTAGCTTCCCAGAGCCGGGAAATATACTCGGCACCATTATATGGCTGCTCGTGTTTACCGTCATCATATATGATTATGGCTTCCTGTATGGATTGTTAAAGTAATCGGCATCCCTGATTCTTCTTTAAAAGTCCCTTCCTGGAAACACTGGGCTGGGCTGctaccccttttctcactacACCATCCCAGCTTATATTATGATGCCACTAGGGGGAGCCGCGAGAGAAACTGTATTCTTAACCGAAATACTACCCCTATCACAGGGAGGCAGATCCCTGTATAGAAAGAATCTACCCCCTTAACACTATATAGAATAGCACTCTATATAAAACAGATGACAGAGGCTCCTTGATATTCACTATTACGCGGCCGCAGTATCGTTATACAATGATGCACGTGGAGTACAgatctttaaaaatatacccCATTATTTTAATTCATGGGGCAAAATTCACTCTCCGGGCATTAAACCGAAGCTCCCTCGTACTTTTCCCCCCACTagattacttttatatatatttttgcacttttttggctgtttttatttttttttttatgtatatttttcggTGGCCCTCGGGATTCttcgtattttgtatttttcccccacttttttGGTTATTCTTAATCTCGTTGTCGCTGTAGGCTGTGCGATGTAGTGCTGTCCACGTGGCACATTCTGGCCTAATCCACAGGGGGGTGATAGTCCCTGGAGGGCAGATTGCCCCTCGTGGGGAGATCATGCCCCTCGGCGCGCCTCTGCTCAATGGGCACAGAGCAGTAACAGGCTCCAAGTGGCTTTTAGACATGGAGgatcaggatatgatgtcatatcccagcactcagcagtgaggaTGGCGGCCATGGCTGGAAGTGCTGTATTAGAATGCATTGGGGTCCGTAGAGAATTGTTTCCAAAGATGCAGTGTATGAGAGAAGCTGCCATTTCCCGGCAGTATCTTTACCTCACTCAGGCAAGGTCACCTCAGCTTTTTTCTTGCCGAGGTAGACTCTTGCGGACCCCGCGGAGGCGAGAGAGACTCATATTTCCTTTATACTGGCCGGGTAACTTCTGTGCGTACATActtcattgttttattgttgtagtttaTACACACTTAGCTTAACATTGACAGGACAGGAGGATTGTTTTGTTAGTTGCACTTTGTACTTCCTGTTTCACCACAGCTTTCTGCTCAGAGTGTTTTCGGGAAGTTCTCTTAAAGCAggcacaaataaatataaaactattaCTATTCTCACCTGCCAGCTTCAACACTGGCTTTTGCGACATATCCACAGCTACACCAAAGCAGAAATAATAGGCCGTGTCCACATACTGCCCTCTTTCCATTGTCCTCAACCTCTTCTGCTGCCTTCACTTTCTTCCTCATACACAGTGCACCCCGGCAGTGTCAAACTCCAGGCCTTGGGGGGCCATGATGACCAGGCCTGATTTTTCCGGATATCTCAGTATGGGAGCTGGCAGCCGAATCAAAATGGCGGGAATTGATTAAATATCTTGAGTTTAAAGCCAAGAAATGCTGAAAACCTGGTCTGTTTTGGCCCTCAGGGCCTGGACTTCCACGCCCCTGGTGTACGCCATTGTTTTCAATCCTACGGACCTAGTCCACCAAACGCAGGAGCTTCTCTTCAATCCTTCTTCTCCACGTGTTCTTATTTCACACAACTCCTTCTTCTTATCGTTATATATTCCACCTCTCACTTCCATCGTCTGTCTGGGCTGCCTCTTAGAGGACTTATCTCCATCTCTAGTGAAGTTCTATCCTTCTCCTTCCTTCTTCTCCTGATTTCCTCTCATGAAGACCTATTCCTCACACCCAATGTAGTCCGCTCTCCTTCCTCCCCAGGTTCTCTCCCATCACCATTGACAGTGTTACCAACCTTGCCGGCGTCAGCTTGACGGGTCCCACCTCCGCCGGTTGGTGCATCTTCGTCTACAACCTGTCCCCGGAGGCAGATGAGAGCGTGCTGTGGCAGCTGTTTGGCCCATTCGGAGCAGTCACGAATGTCAAAGTTATCCGGGACTTCACCACCAACAAGTGCAAAGGCTTCGGATTCGTCACCATGACAAACTACGATGAAGCCGCCATGGCGATCGCTAGCCTGAACGGATACCGGCTTGGCGACAGGGTGCTACAAGTGTCATTTAAAACCAGTAAACAACACAAAgcgtgaagaagaaaaaaggggcAGGAGCTAGGGTGGGAAAGAGGAGCTAGAGAGGGAGAAAGATGGAAGACAGCGGATGTTAGCATGGGGGTAGAAGGGGAACAGATCATGGAGAGAGCAAAAACGATATCGATACCACGTCTCCAGAGCTGATACAGAACGTATTTGGCTAGGACTTTTTATTGTGGGCACATCAAGAGCTTGATACGAAATATCAGGGGCAAAGTACCCAGGGTCCAATTTTTGGGATAAGGGATACAGAACAATATTTAGAACTTGGCCTGGTGAGACGTTACAGAAGAACGTAGGTAGATTGGCTTCCAAGCCACTGTAGAATATTCACAGACTGGTGCATTTGGAAAGTAAAtgtataatgataaaaaaacagcctCTAGTGGTGGGGACAGGTACTGCAGGGAGGGTGATAAGACTAGAGCTAAAATGCCGACACAACATGGGAACGGACAAAGACTCTGGCACCTCTATGGCTGGCACAGGGGGGTACAGAACATTGTAGCCCTAGAGCAGGGCGCTGGTAGGGCCAATATCTACTGCGCTCTCTCACCAGCAGTGAACCGGTTAATATTCTACCAACGACAAAACAgaatctttaaccctttcactgctccCAAACTCTCGCTCTCTACTCCCTCGCTTCTCCCTAAAGAAAGATAATAAACGAAGAAATGAGACGGGCGCAGAAATGAAAgagataacaaaacaaaaaaaaaagaaaaaatatctatttttataaaaaaggtgaaaaaaaaaatcccgtgAGCAGTTTAAGCTTTTTCACACTTGTCCCAAAAAACAGCTTGTCCATTCATACTTTTAATTCCCTAATATGGGTCCCCAAATTacgaaattctattttttttaaaatagaccaataaaaaaatatgcctAACCTCTCTTTTGTGAGTGGTTTTTAGAGGGGCAGTGTTACATTGTCTTATCCGTCaatacaagttaaaaaaaaaagtcccagtTTGTGGGGTTCATTAAATGCCTTTTCATTCACATTAAGTCTtcatttcttttacataaaaagtccCTAATTTAGGGAATTAaaaccaatggaaaaaaaattaatatatatatatatatatacgtacgcATTTTAAACCCGaaagaaaatccaaaaatgGTGTATTTTTCTTAACGTTATTATGGAATTATGTACCAAGTTTGGGTAGTAAAAATGGCTGAAAGTTGGCGATTATAGCTTCAGCCCCACTTATCCGGgaatttactaaaaaataaaattacaatcaATTCTTCCAgtcgaacaaaaaaaaaaaaaaaaatgatatatttttgaggGATTTGTTTCTTAAGtcttgaaaaatataatttcatttgAAAACCTGATATGTAAAAATCCCTAAGCAGATAATagacaatgtatatataaaaattctaatttttaCAAGTTTCACGCCGGCTCTCGGCAGCAGACGGCATAAGATTTGGCAACTCTGCGATTGGCGATTTTTCGGGCCGAAATTGTGTTAGTGAATCTTTGCTCAAAGGGTCTTGAAAAGATTGAATATCCGAGTGGCTGGTTTAAGGGCTTAAATGTAAGATTTTGGAGTTTTTTGGAGTGCAATGAAACAGTTTGTCCACATATTTCTTGTTTaacaatgatgtcatttcccCTAAATGATTCTATAGGTTGGATTCGATttaatgtccaaaaaaaaaaaattttactattttttttttgtgtttatttcaaataataggTGGTCTAAGCCaggttgtttaaaaaaaaaaagccttgagCCGGCTCGCCAAAAATTTTTATGACAGCAGCAAAGGATTAAATTGTAACACGGAAAGTGGGACTGCAGCCTTAATTCAAAGCAGATATTCGTATACCATTCACGATTATAAGATTTGCGTTCATTTATTGTATACCAGAAAATAcctagtaaaaaaagaaaattaggtTGTTTTTAATTAAGTTTGCGTCTGTTCTATAAATCGTTTTCTCGTTTATTTTCGGTCCCCCTCCcccgaaaaaaacaaaaacaaaaaaaaccctcttttttattttttttggatgttttgatttaaatattatttataggatttttttttttgtgtttcttttaaaaacataacGTAGTTTGGGGAAgggaaagggtaaaaaaaaactttctcttGTCCCTACAATTTTAGTTAGAGCTTTGTGTTCTAGTTTCTGTGTGGTTACTCTGGCTGTGTTTAGTAGAAAGTTGTAGGATCTCttgcaaattatttaaaaaaataaataaaaataaaaagaagaatcgacagaggttttaaaaaaaaaaaactgaaaaaaaactgaagaaaaaaatattatgaaaacCTGGCGAGATCTTTTGAATTGTTGTTTTTAACTTATTTCGaagtatttattctttatttgtgTGGGTATAAATATGTGCATAATTTATGTTCTTTCTGAGCCTAAACAAACAAGGATTCTTATTTCTTAAACCTTCCTCCTTCGGAGGAGACGGGTTTAATTTGGTCTCGAGGATAAGGTGATAATTTATTTAACGAACGGAAAAAAAGGGGGTTgaaacattgtttaaaaaaaaaacaaaataaaatgtaaaaaaaaaaaaaaaagaataatgtgcatttttttataagCTGGTTTGAAATCCAAGGAGCTGAGAGcactgaataataaaaaaaaagtataaaaaaagaaataaaaagataattattaataattcattgTTGCCTGTTTATTTATGATGGACTGGAAAAATGTTTCATGGGTTGCGACTGCAATATATTGCCCTGAGTGTTCATTGGATGTGTGAAGGGCCGACCTGGCAACGATGAGGCGGccgtggcactttaaggccggtggcCGCCTGATCACATAAGTGTGGCCAATGGCTGGCTATGTGCCAGATGGTCGGCAGGTTGGGTGACTGTGTGGCACGGTTGGCCAATGGCCCAGTGGTAATTAgccctggtgtgccagatggccattccgggcccgtatatatatatatatatatatatatatatatatatatatatacatgcttaTTATAATCCCAgtggtgaaatatttttttatgagatgGAAAAAGTTTTTGATTGGCTGTAAATCCATGTTCCgtatttaaaatatgaatttatcCGGCTCAAACAGAAAGTTTTGATGTATGGATAACGTATATATAATGACCAGCCAGTCCGGCATAAGCGTGTTGCAGGGAGTGGAGCTTTAGAATTCTTATGTGAGTTATTGACCTattgataacttttttttttagcagaatattttatttcccctgctctgtatacagtaataccccccctgctctgtatacagtaataacccccagagctatATACCATACTATAGcccccccagcactgtttacagtaataacccccccccagcgcggtatacagtaatgtaggtcagCATTGACAGAAACTTGGTTTTTTCTCATTAGGTTCCCATAAACTCCCTACctacagacctggaggccgccattttTACCTCCACTGAAGTTCAAACTCTTTGCAAGTGaggccttttttttaatttatcttcTAATTCATTCCCACACTTCTTATAATGGAGCTGAACATTCCATGCGAGGCCCAGCTAATTCATGAACGCTAATATTCTGTCCAGCAGCTACTCGCACTCATAAAGATAGCCTCGTTTGTCTATTCAGTGATGTGATTTAAGTTAAAAGTCTTTAAAAGGGAGGTGGGACCCAAAAGGTCAACCCGCCTCCCCACCCAAAAAGCTGAGTCTTCATGGACCCAGCCCCACTGGGGAATTTTGAGTGGGTGCAGGTTCTGTGAACTCAGGTAAATGGGGTGTCACACACGCACAATATGCCGTTAAAGCCCCAGCCCATGGCCAAGCGTGGAGGAATGGTCTGTGTATTTGCGCTGCTCTCACTGATCTTAAGGTGTTCCTCGTCACCTAAACACAATGCAAGTGCGGAGAGCCCAGGGAGACCTTACTCCCCATACGGACACCTTCCCTGCGTCCTCTGCCTTTATGCCATACGATGAAGCCTCCCCCTCGCGCAGGTACTCGCTTCATCTTGGTACTGCGAGGATTCGCTGTCTAAGTCACAAATAGGATTAAAGGGTCTAAATGTTCCGTGCAGTCTCACCATCAAAGACCACACGGAACTTTAAAGGGACCTCCCGACCATCACACGGTTAAGCATGGCTTCCAAAACGGGTTGATTCATCAAATTCCACAAGGGTTCTATCCctgataaaaaacatacaaatctgTTCTGCTCTGTAGCACCGGCCTGATCACACGCACCGCACCGCAGAGCTTACACTTCACTAGCCTGGATTTACTGCACCGGAACGAGCGAGAACGGCCAAAGGTCAAACACAACAGGCCGTATAAACTCCTCGGGCGTCACGCTCTACGAGCACAAAGCCAACGGCTTAAATATTATACAGGAGGAGCGCAAAACAGCAGGCGCCGGGGGCAATATCCCCGTAATTCACTGACGGGACTATAGTCCGCCAGGAGTCTAGGAAGGGTTAAAATCTGTGATTGCACACCAGAGTAAGACAGATAAAGTTTATTTGCATAGTATGGCGacgtttaaccctttgactgcGGAGGTTAGGACACATTTTTTAACCCCGTGGGAGGCCAGGCCAACACGTTACCTGAACACACGCAGGACAGGTTAAGCTATTCACATACCCAGTTTAAAGAAAACCGCACCAACAGAtagtaaaaataacagaaacGAAGTCATTTTCTTTAAAGCCCCCACCTCAAATTGATTGTACATGAATAGACTGCACACGCAGCCCATGTAGGCGACAGGATAGGCAGGGTGGAGGACTAAATGAATCATAAGATTGGGAGAAGTgtcatttaattaataaaatgcaaCAACACACactatttccaaaaaaatatatgtacagCGGCAGAGAACGAGCAGCGAACGAGGAAGGGTCTGCTCGCGGATGGATGGATGGAATGTGTCTTCTGGTTGCCTGTGTCCTGGTTCTGTGAAGGGATCCAAGGAGAGTCTGGGGGGGGGATGGCGGTAATCAGTAGGGACGGATGCGGTCACTACAGGAGACGTTGGGACACCGGAGGGGCGAGGGTTCCATTCCACTGGTCACATTCCCGTGAAAAGCAACACCAAGTCCTAGAGGAGTTCTCTGTTGGAACACAAAGGACTTTAAACCACATGGGTCGATGTGCCGACATCCAAAGCCAGCACACCGGGAACGTTCAACGCTCCCGCAGTCTCCCAATCTCGTAAATACACTCATCAGACTTCTTTAGCGAGAGAAAACGCATTAAGGGTCTTACACGGGGACACTGCTGGAGGTCTAATGATAAGGTTGAcaaggtatgacatcatatctcagtaTATCCCAGCACAACACGTCGATTTAAAAGGcgacactcactcactcactcattaAGTGTAGCCACTCATTACTATTCTGTGTGGGTCTGTAAATACCTACATCAAAAATCACAGCTCGTCGTGGTCTCCTGTCTGGGCCTGAGGTGGGTGACAAGCTGCAGGGGTGAAGAATTCCATGAGGTACTCGCAGCGGCTTGGTTCAGACGTGGAGGTGACCGTCGTCTCCTTGCCACAAGACAGCTTTACCTAGAAGACAAAAGAACAGAAACCTGGAGCGTTAGCAGCAACCCACCCACACCTCTGGTCATCGTCAGATGCCAAGGATGAAGCTCCCGCTCCAACGCCAACGAAGCATCGCCATCTTCTAGGAAAGAGTCAATGTCCCGCAGCTTAGGCCGGTAAAGGACAAAACCACAGTCCACATCTCACAGACACCGCTCAGAACCACAATCAGGGGGTAAAAGCCCACGTTGCTCAGCTCAATCAGGTCGGGGTCATCCAATAACGCATGTGGGCCAAAGCCTAAGCCCTGCCGCAGGCCGTCACTCACCAGCGTAGAGCGGCTTGGACCCTGCCAGCATGACGTCCCTTGCTCGTACTTCATTGCGCTGAATTTATTATCTTCTGGTCCAGCCCAGGATCCCCAGGTGCTGTGGATGATAATAACAACGATCCGCGGTGTTACAGGGAAGTTCGTCTGCACggatctatacattatttagtcCTGAAGGAACCAGGCACCGCAATATCGCCCTATTGCTTAGATGAGGTATATGAAGAACTACTTTATGCTATATGGTCATACTGTAAACTTGATTTAGTACCCAGCACTTTTGGGGTGGTCTTGGGAGGTCTAGTGTGAAGCAGGGACAGATCTCTCGTTTCCCTGCCTTGGAGACGCATGTTCCTATAGACGAAGTTCTCCAAACAGAAACCAGGCTCCTTCAGGTACGGCAACCTGGAAGAACGTCTTACCCAAGGTTAGTCTCTGAGCCTCCATGCTTGGGCTTCTGTGTCACGCGGTTAAACGGGCAGAGGCGATAAATATACCtgaaaggggagaaaaaaaaaaaagtaatgtatcTCTGTCCGTCCCGCTGCTATTCCCATATGAAGCATTCAACAGTCCAAGGCCACCGACTTTCTTACTACTCCACAAAgtgtccattaaaaaaacactcagtTACCCAGTTACCAACATAACA includes the following:
- the ELAVL3 gene encoding ELAV-like protein 3 isoform X1 — translated: MVTQIISTMETQASNGPGSAGILNGTNGAADDSKTNLIVNYLPQNMTQEEFKSLFGSIGDIESCKLVRDKITGQSLGYGFVNYVDPNDADKAINTLNGLKLQTKTIKVSYARPSSASIRDANLYVSSLPKTMNQKEMEQLFSQYGRIITSRILVDQVTGVSRGVGFIRFDKRIEAEEAIKGLNGQKPLGASEPITVKFANNPSQKTGQALLTHLYQTTARRYTGPLHHQTQRFSTPPASYTRLDSLINMAYGVKRFSPITIDSVTNLAGVSLTGPTSAGWCIFVYNLSPEADESVLWQLFGPFGAVTNVKVIRDFTTNKCKGFGFVTMTNYDEAAMAIASLNGYRLGDRVLQVSFKTSKQHKA
- the ELAVL3 gene encoding ELAV-like protein 3 isoform X6, giving the protein MVTQIISTMETQASNGPGSAGILNGTNGAADDSKTNLIVNYLPQNMTQEEFKSLFGSIGDIESCKLVRDKITGQSLGYGFVNYVDPNDADKAINTLNGLKLQTKTIKVSYARPSSASIRDANLYVSSLPKTMNQKEMEQLFSQYGRIITSRILVDQVTGVSRGVGFIRFDKRIEAEEAIKGLNGQKPLGASEPITVKFANNPSQKTGQALLTHLYQTTARRYTGPLHHQTQRFSPLSFLPRFSPITIDSVTNLAGVSLTGPTSAGWCIFVYNLSPEADESVLWQLFGPFGAVTNVKVIRDFTTNKCKGFGFVTMTNYDEAAMAIASLNGYRLGDRVLQVSFKTSKQHKA
- the ELAVL3 gene encoding ELAV-like protein 3 isoform X2; the protein is MVTIISTMETQASNGPGSAGILNGTNGAADDSKTNLIVNYLPQNMTQEEFKSLFGSIGDIESCKLVRDKITGQSLGYGFVNYVDPNDADKAINTLNGLKLQTKTIKVSYARPSSASIRDANLYVSSLPKTMNQKEMEQLFSQYGRIITSRILVDQVTGVSRGVGFIRFDKRIEAEEAIKGLNGQKPLGASEPITVKFANNPSQKTGQALLTHLYQTTARRYTGPLHHQTQRFSTPPASYTRLDSLINMAYGVKRFSPITIDSVTNLAGVSLTGPTSAGWCIFVYNLSPEADESVLWQLFGPFGAVTNVKVIRDFTTNKCKGFGFVTMTNYDEAAMAIASLNGYRLGDRVLQVSFKTSKQHKA
- the ELAVL3 gene encoding ELAV-like protein 3 isoform X3, which gives rise to MVTQIISTMETQASNGPGSAGILNGTNGAADDSKTNLIVNYLPQNMTQEEFKSLFGSIGDIESCKLVRDKITGQSLGYGFVNYVDPNDADKAINTLNGLKLQTKTIKVSYARPSSASIRDANLYVSSLPKTMNQKEMEQLFSQYGRIITSRILVDQVTGVSRGVGFIRFDKRIEAEEAIKGLNGQKPLGASEPITVKFANNPSQKTGQALLTHLYQTTARRYTGPLHHQTQRFSTPPASYTSPLSFLPRFSPITIDSVTNLAGVSLTGPTSAGWCIFVYNLSPEADESVLWQLFGPFGAVTNVKVIRDFTTNKCKGFGFVTMTNYDEAAMAIASLNGYRLGDRVLQVSFKTSKQHKA
- the ELAVL3 gene encoding ELAV-like protein 3 isoform X4, coding for MVTQIISTMETQASNGPGSAGILNGTNGAADDSKTNLIVNYLPQNMTQEEFKSLFGSIGDIESCKLVRDKITGQSLGYGFVNYVDPNDADKAINTLNGLKLQTKTIKVSYARPSSASIRDANLYVSSLPKTMNQKEMEQLFSQYGRIITSRILVDQVTGVSRGVGFIRFDKRIEAEEAIKGLNGQKPLGASEPITVKFANNPSQKTGQALLTHLYQTTARRYTGPLHHQTQRFRLDSLINMAYGVKRFSPITIDSVTNLAGVSLTGPTSAGWCIFVYNLSPEADESVLWQLFGPFGAVTNVKVIRDFTTNKCKGFGFVTMTNYDEAAMAIASLNGYRLGDRVLQVSFKTSKQHKA
- the ELAVL3 gene encoding ELAV-like protein 3 isoform X7 produces the protein MVTQIISTMETQASNGPGSAGILNGTNGAADDSKTNLIVNYLPQNMTQEEFKSLFGSIGDIESCKLVRDKITGQSLGYGFVNYVDPNDADKAINTLNGLKLQTKTIKVSYARPSSASIRDANLYVSSLPKTMNQKEMEQLFSQYGRIITSRILVDQVTGVSRGVGFIRFDKRIEAEEAIKGLNGQKPLGASEPITVKFANNPSQKTGQALLTHLYQTTARRYTGPLHHQTQRFRFSPITIDSVTNLAGVSLTGPTSAGWCIFVYNLSPEADESVLWQLFGPFGAVTNVKVIRDFTTNKCKGFGFVTMTNYDEAAMAIASLNGYRLGDRVLQVSFKTSKQHKA